ctgtcttgtcagaccttgtctGCATGTGAATAGATGTTAGATCAAACTTATgtatatagtattgtagaatactacGAGATGTTTGTAAAAAGGAGtgattgtgaattttcagtatgaaaaatatggccctgcttttctatccaatcgtcttattgtctggggatttataactgttTTCGCATGTGCTATTAATAATGAAAGGGGTCAGCGATACTTAGTCCTGAGATAtagcattttaaaatcgactaaatagaaggatgtgcgtgtgcccaaggatcggggtgtgacacgAGATGTCTATAGCATGGTCCAAATCGAAATCAAAGTTGCGTCCATACCTCTTGTTCTCGCACATCATCAATCGATCATCTCACAGATGAATTATAATTGGGCACGGTAGAAGCCAATTAGAGTTTTCTCAATCgagaagcaaagagaaaaatttcaaCTCTCCTAGCCTCCTGGCATGCACGTAATGTATTACGTCGATTCTGCCGCAAGGGTTCGCATGGCAACAGCAATTgatgtttatttatttcttattggCCGCTAGAGAAGCTGGCACGTGAGCGGTGTTGTTCGAGAGTTTGTATAACCCAACATATTGTTATTAATATTAGATTCTCCGGACAGTGAACATAGACTGATTGCTTTATATGAACAGGAACGAACCCCCCACCGACTTCGTAGCAGCCCAGCAGGCGATGAAATGTTGAACGGTCAACGTAAGAACCCCATTGggtaataaagaaaataaagaaacgtTAGAACCACATGTTCTATACGTCAACGTCTTTAAAACAATTTTGCAAGGAGAAAAGTGAGGTTAAAGAAAGCAATTGCAATTCGACCCTCCTAACATGCGACCACTTAGTCATAACAAAATTAAACCTAGCCATGTGCAAACTTAATTACGGCAAAGCTTCCCAGTTCTTGCTGCAATGTTCAAATGGCAACACCCAACTATAAAAACCGATGAGCAATATCGATCAACCTCACATCGCACCGTCTtcaaatcttcatcatcatattCTTAGTATCAATCCTTGTTGTTCGTTCTTGACAGAATACAAGCTACACCACGAAATGGCCGCGAACCTCTTCACTTCATGCCAGATGGGCAAGTTCGATCTCTCTCATAGGGCAGTGCTAGCGCCTATGACGAGATGCAGAGCAATCAATGGGATTCCATTGCCGGTCATGCAGAGTACTATGCGCAAAGAACGACCAAGGGTGGTTTTCTCATCACCGAAGGCACCCTCATCTCTGACACGGCCGCTGGGTACGTCCTTTTGTCCTGAGATCAAGTTGTCTTCTATATATCACGCAGAAAGGAACTGAAATTGTCTACATACCGATGTACACCTGAGCACCGCAAGCTATTTATTCCCTATTCATTGCTCGACAGCAAGTAATATGAACTTCGCTTTGGATCATAGGAGGATCtttaagtttgaaaaataaaatgttgttAAACCAGGTTTCCAGGTAGTGCTGGGATTTACACTGAAGAGCAAGTCGAAGCATGGAAGAAGGTGGTGGATGCTGTTCATTCCAAGGGCGGCATCATCTTCTGTCAACTTTGGCACGTTGGTCGTGCCTCCAACCGTGGTActaaattcattttctaaaaatatcacATAATCACGACCTGCACTATTTGAATTTGACAATCTGTTTTTGCCCTTATACTTTTTTCCTACTTTGGCAATGTTAACTTACTAAGTTTCACCTTCTATACTCGTTTCtaacaacaattggtattataTTATGGTGATTGTATTAGTTTATCAACCCGATGGACGCGCTCTGATTTCGTCAACAAATCAATCTATCTTTGATAAATGGAAAATCATCATGCCCGACGGGACTCTCGATGTTCCTCACAAACCAAGAGCTCTCCAATCACATGAAGTATGGCTGGTTATTGAGCAATATCGCCAAGCAGCTGCAAATGCCATCCGAGCAGGTTAGTCCATGAACTATAATCATATCGTGATAGATGCTAAAATTACTCGTATTTACTTCGTTTGTTGCACATAAATAttaataatcaaatcaatttccacTTTAGGTTTTGATGGTGTTGAGGTGCATGGAGCACATGGCTATCTCATTGATCAATTCTTCAAGGACTCAATCAATGATAGAGTAGATGAATTTGGGGGATGAATTGAGAATAGATGCAGATTCTTGATGGAGATCATCAAAGTGGTAGCAGGAGAAGTTGGCACTGATCGAGCGGGAGTTAGAATCTCACCAGCGATTGACCACCTGGATGCCATGGACTCCGATCCACTCAATCTAGGCCTATCGATCATCGAGAGATTGAACAAGTTCCAAAATGAGATAGGCTCCAAACTCGCCTATCTCCATGTGACTCATCCTTGATTCACACTCAATGGCACGGAGAATTACGTCAAACaagaggaggatgaagaagctCAATTGATGAGAACTTTGAAGAGAGCTTATCAAGGTACTTTCATGTTGAGCGGCGGCTTCACGCGAGAGCTCGGGATGAAGGCTTTGGCTGGAGGAGATCCGGACTTGATATCGTACGGTCGGCTCTTCATCTCTAACCCTGATTTGGTCTACCGATTCAAGGTGGATGCACCATTGAATGGTTACAACAGAGATACATTTTATACTCAAGATCTAGTTGTTGGTTACATAGATTACCCATTTCTTGACCAGGAAAATGGGGAAGTGACACACTAGTAAATGAAAATGCTACTGGTGTGTTTGTACTCCTGGGAAGTTTGGGTTACATCGTACAAGTTAATGCACCAAGGAGGATCGAAGAAATAAGACAACTAGTTCATTGCATATGCCTTATGTCCGTGACAAGAGGGAACATGGTTTGTACCTTATAGAGTCAATAACATAGAGTCTGATGAATAATTATATCTCCTTGTTCAACAAACTATAATTCTCTTTGTATTGCACTTGTTCGTATAATttgattattaataaaaatacttttgagTAATATAATCAATTATGGTGGAAACCGATGTTCATGTGCTTTTATTATTTGGGCGGTAAGAGGTGACACCCATTTGGGTTGGAGAGTTTGTAGCGGGAATGTGGAAAATAGAGTCCAGGGAAAACGGAAGGGaacaatttatttgaaatataagAGCGCCATGGAAGTGTTAAAAATGAGCAACACGATGAACCGGAAATGCTTTTTTCCATACGTCTTGACAAAAGCAGGTTTTGGCTTCTTGGCtaggaaacaatttcttttcagaaatagttttttttctacttctacTCAaattctgagtaaaataaggtgtttggtaactacacaaaatttctattcttgaaatagaaaaacaatagaaatgcgtttggtacaaatttttaatttttgtatttatttgtttttattcttgctcacggacCCCCGACCGCCGCCCACGATGGCGGTCTCGGGCGGCCACGACGGGTGGCCGGCGAGTCCCGCACGCCACAGCACAAAGCATCCATtgcccaagaaagaaaagacaacaGCAAAGAAGACCATTGTCGCGACCTgaattttcgggtgtgaaccacctagggtttggctaatggattattaagcctagacttaactcgggctctcccaagcccataccaattcgcgacttaggttcaagttcttaacatgcaattgaattttaactaggagtcgccactaatctatttttggtgggtcgattagaaaccctagtaaagcaacgggagatttactttactcttacgaaccagagactaagggtacggggacttggttacgttagatttatctaacgccctttcggtacctttctttttattttttgaaaaatgtttggcaagcaatttaaattgattttaaatctatttccctaacatgtgagatgttcatgcgggtgtgcaaaccaccaatttaacatccaagaaagcaattaaatgatgcagacttacctcaaagcaacgaaagcatctgcattgttaaattagaattcacatcagcagtcctaaatatgatttctaattaacacgcaatttcaatttttgttttcactttatttaatgaaaatcatgacttatgcaatgcatgttaataatctaatataacatggcagcatgacctaaactatatgacatggagaaatgcaataattaaatgcaatct
This region of Eucalyptus grandis isolate ANBG69807.140 chromosome 8, ASM1654582v1, whole genome shotgun sequence genomic DNA includes:
- the LOC104440230 gene encoding LOW QUALITY PROTEIN: 12-oxophytodienoate reductase 3 (The sequence of the model RefSeq protein was modified relative to this genomic sequence to represent the inferred CDS: substituted 1 base at 1 genomic stop codon), with product MGKFDLSHRGVLAPLMRCRAIDGIPLPVHAEYYAQRTTKGGFLITEGTLISDTAARFPGTPGIYTEEQVEAWKKVVDVVHSKGGIIFCQLWHVGRTSNRVYQPDGRALISSTNQSIFDKWKIIMPDGTLDVPHKPRALQSHEVWLVIEQYRQAAANAIRAGFDGVEVHGAHGYLIDQFFKDSINDRVDEFGGXIENRCRFLMEIIKVVAGEVGTDRAGVRISPAIDHLDAMDSDPLNLGLSIIERLNKFQNEIGSKLAYLHEDEEAQLMRTLKRAYQGTFMLSGGFTRELGMKALAGGDPDLISYGRLFISNPDLVYRFKVDAPLNGYNRDTFYTQDLVVGYIDYPFLDQENGEVTH